A segment of the Peptoclostridium acidaminophilum DSM 3953 genome:
AAAAATAATAAAAACAGAACTCACTCCCGCAAGCTACAACGCATTTTTTTCCACTATAGAACCCGTTAAAATAAGCAAGGGCTCTGTTATTTTGAATGTTCCAAATGATTTCATGAAGGGTATTTTGGAAGCAAGGTATATGAATATCATTGAAAAATCAATAAACCAGCTATCGTCAGAAAAATATACTGTTAAATTCACAATTGAAAAGGAAGAAGATGACGATGATGATGTATGCCCGGATGAAACCTCTGATTCTACAAAATCTGAAGCCTTGGTATATTCCAATCTTAATCCCAAATATACGTTTGATACATTTGTAATAGGCAATAACAACAGATTTGCCCATGCCGCCTGCGTTGCAGTTTCAGAAGCTCCTTCAAAAGCATACAACCCTCTTTTCATATACGGAGGCGTCGGACTTGGCAAAACCCACCTCATGCATGCCATAGGACATCACGTGGTTTCTCAAAATCCACTTGCAAAAGTTATGTACGTTTCATCGGAAAAGTTTACAAACGAGCTTATCAACTCCATAAAGGACGACCGCAACGAACAGTTCAGAAACAGATACCGGAACGTAGACGTGCTTCTAGTTGACGATATACAGTTCATAGCCGGCAAGGAAAGGACTCAGGAGGAGTTTTTCCATACGTTCAACGACCTTCACGGTGCAAACAAACAAATTATAATCTCAAGTGACCGCACCCCAAAGGAAATACCAACACTCGAGGACCGCTTGAGATCCAGATTTGAAATGGGACTTATAGCAGATATACAGCCTCCAGATTTTGAAACGAGAGTAGCTATACTTCGGAAAAAAGCCCAGACAGAAAATATCGAGATTCACAATGAAGTCATGTCATATATAGCCAAGAATATTAAATCTAACATAAGAGAGCTTGAAGGCGCACTTATAAGAGTTGTTGCGTATTCATCACTCGCAAATAGGGAGGTAACCCTTGAGCTGGCTGGCGAAGCCTTAAAGGATATAATAACACCATCCAGACCTAAGGAAATAACCGTCGAAATCATAAAACAAAAGGTTGCTGAAAATTTCAATATAAAAATGGATGATTTCAGCTCTAAAAAAAGAACACGCTCTATTGCATATCCAAGACAAGTTGCTATGTATCTATGCCGCGAGCTGACAGAGATGTCTCTTCCAAAGATAGGAGAAGAATTTGGAGGCCGCGACCATACCACAGTGATACACGCATACGACAAGATCTCGGATGATGTCAAGCAGGACAACAGCGCTGGCGAAAAAATAAAAAAAATAATAGCTGACCTCAAAGAGTAGTATTAAAATAAGGCTTGTTGAATAGAACAAGCCTTTACTCACTTTTTTTTGCTTTTTATATTTACTAACATATGCAGTTGATATCTACAGCGATTTGTTGATAACATATTCTAATCAGAATTCAATCAAAAAAACTGCTCGTTTTTGATTTTTTTTATCCACACACTTTCAATTCCAGCAATCATTTCATTTTTCAATGTATACAGGAGTTTTCCACATATCAACAGCGCCTACTGTTACTACTAGCATATTTATATTACTTTTTTTATATTAAGGAGGTTGTCCACAATGAAATTGTTGTGCAGTCAAAAAGATTTGTCTCAAGCCATTAACACAGTACAAAGAGCAGTATCTCAAAGAACAACTATGCCTATACTAAAAGGCATACTCCTTGAAACAAGCGGTGACAAACTCAAGCTTATAGGAAATGACCTTGAACTGGGGATAGAAACATATGTTGATGCCCAGACTATTGAAGAGGGATCCGTTATAATTGACTCGAAGCTTTTTGGTGAAATAGTAAGGAAATTGCCAGAATCATATATACATATAGAAAGTGATGAGCAAAATAACATAACAATAAAATGTGAGCATTCTGAATTTACGCTCAAGGGACATTCTCCTGTTGAATATCCACAGCTTCCGGAATTGGATGAAGGTTTACTCTATGATATAGAGCCTCAAAAATTAAAGGATATGATAAGACAGACTGTTTTTGCAATATCACAGGATGAGACTAAACCTTTGCTCATGGGAGAGCTATTTGAAATACAAGGTAACAGCATGAGCTTGGTTGCACTTGATGGCTACAGACTTGCAATAAGCACTTCTACCATAGAAAACACCATAGGAGATATAAGCGTAATAATACCGGGCAAAGCTCTGATGGAAATAAATAGAACAATAAGCGGCGAAGAAGAAAGCATGAGTATGTCATTCACTCAAAAGCACGCACTGTTTAAGCTCGGAAGCACAAGGATAATAACGAGACTTCTTGAGGGGGAGTTTATCAACTACAAGCAAATAATTCCAAAGGATAACTCTCTCGTTGTAACCTCAAGCAGAAGAGAGCTTCAGGACAGCATAGAAAGGGCATCGCTGCTTGCAAGGGAAGGCAGAAACAATCTCATAAAATTTTCAATAACAGACGGGCTAATGATTATAACCTCTAATTCGGAGGTTGGAAATGTGTACGAAGAGGTAAATGTAACACTAGAGGGTGGAAACCTTGAAATAGCATTTAATTCAAGATATCTGCTCGATTCTCTTAAGGTTCTTGAAAGTGAAGAGATGAACATGTATTTTTCAAGCAGTGTAAGTCCGTGCGTGATAAAGCCTGCAGACAATCCAGGATACACATACATGCTTTTGCCGGTTAGAATATCTTCAGGCAGCTAAGGCAATATTAAGACGGCGATTTTATAATTCAAACAGGGCTTATGGATATTTTCCGGCATCCATTAGGATATTGGAGCATTCACAGGCTCTGTTTTTATATTTTATAAAAACAGACACAAATATTTTTGTGCTATAATATAATGATTAGCTTTTTGGTAATAGGATACTAAGGGGGGATAATATTGAAAATAGACATAACCTCTGAATATATAAAGCTGGACCAGCTTTTAAAATATGCAGAAGTGACATCTTCGGGCGGCGAATCCAAGATTATGATTCAAAACGGAGAGGTTAAGGTAAATGGTGAGGTTGAAACCAGGAGAGGAAAGAAGATCTTCCCTGGAGATATAGTGGAAGTCGGCGGTGAAAAAATCGAGATACAGGGATAAGAAGGAGCTTTTGTTAGATGCATCTTGACAGTCTTAGGCTTGTAAATTACAGGAATTATTCGGACGTTGAGATTTCATTTAATCCCAACATAAACATAATAGTCGGAAAAAACGGACAGGGAAAGACGAACATACTCGAGTCGATATATTTTCTGGCTGTAGGCAAGTCTTTTCGAACAAGCAAAGACAGGGAAGCAGTTAAATTCGGCTGCAAAAACGCGTATATAGCATCAAATTTTATAAAAAACGGCCGCAAAAATACGCTGGAGTTTTTAATAGGCAGCAGTTCGAAGGCTGTAAAGAAAAATGGATTAGCACTCCTTAGAATGTCCGAGCTTCTGGGCAACCTCAATGTTGTTGTATTTTCACCTGAGGACATAAGGATACTAAAGGATTCTCCTTCAGAAAGGCGAAGATTTATTGACAGGGAGATATCGCAGATATCACCCAGGTATTATGCCAATTTATCTGATTACAACAAGATACTTAGCCAAAGGAACAACTATCTAAAAAATGACAAGCTGGACATGCCGCTTGTGGAAATATTTGACAGGCAGCTTTGCCATTGCGCCGGAGCAATATATATGGCAAGAAGAGATTTCATAAGCAAGCTGTCTGAATACGCACTCGAATTTCACTCAAGCATAGTGGGCAGGAGAGAGGAATTCAGGATAAACTATATAAACCAGCTGAATATAGGCATGGATGACACGCCCCAGAGTGCGGAGTCTGCTCTTTTTGAACTTCTCTCCAGAAAAAGGGAAGATGACATAAGAAAAAGGAACACGGGGTATGGCCCTCACAGGGATGATATTCAAGTTATAGTGGATTCTTTGGATGTAAAGATATACGGCTCGCAAGGCCAGCAAAGGACTGCCTCGATAGCTATTAAACTTTCCGAGCTTGAGCTTATGAAGGCGGAAACAGGAGAATATCCGGTGCTGCTTCTTGATGATGTCTTCAGCGAGCTTGATGAAAAAAGACAAAAACTGCTCATAGATAGTATCAGCGGCATTCAAACATTCGTCACTACCGCAGAAAATGCACATATAGATATTTTCGAGGGCAAGGAGTATGCAGTATTCAACATAGATGGGGGAAAAGTATTATAGGCGGAGGTAGTTTATGTTTTTTCACCTGGGAGAGAATCATTACATTGATGCTAAGGAAATACTTATGATTATAGATATCAAGTCGGCTCTTAGCTCTAAAATAACTAGAGATTTTATTGAAAAGGCAAAAAACTCTGGAAACAGCGTAATGCTAAGCAGCGGCAAGCCAAAGTCAATAATTGTTGCAAGAAAGAAGATTTCAAAGGGATATGTTATAAAAGCATATTATTCTTCAATATCTTCAACCACTCTGCTTAAAAGGTCTTACCAATATGATTTTTCTTCTTTTGAAATGGAGGTTATATAATGCAAGAATACGGAGCACAACAGATTCAGGTTCTAGAAGGGCTTGAGCCGGTCAGAAAAAGGCCGGGAATGTATATAGGTTCAACAGGGCCAAGGGGGCTTCACCATCTTGTGTATGAGGTGGTTGACAACAGTATAGACGAGGCGCTTGCAGGATACTGCAGTGACATATACGTTTCAATAGAGCCTGACAACTCGATAGTAGTAATCGACAATGGAAGGGGAATACCTACGGGTAAACACCCAAAAACAGGCAAGTCTGCAGTGGAGACAGTGCTTACTGTGCTGCACGCAGGAGGCAAGTTTGGGGAAGGCGGATATAAGGTTTCAGGAGGACTTCACGGCGTAGGTGTGTCTGTTGTAAACGCCCTTTCAGAAAAGCTTGAAGTCATAGTGAAAAGGGAAGGCAAGATATATTCCCAGACTTTTATGAGGGGAGCATCACAAGGGGATCTTGCGGTTGTAGGCGAAACAAGCGAAACCGGAACAACAATCAAATTCAAGCCTGACAAGGAAATATTCGAAGATATAGAATATAAATTTGACACACTCGAGCACAGGCTGAGGGAGCTGGCTTTCCTTAACAAGGGGATCAAGATAATACTTGAGGACAAAAGGTTTGAGAGGGAACAAAAGAAAGAATTCATGTACAGGGGCGGAATTGTTGAGTTTGTAAAACACCTGAACAAGAACAGAACGTCAATACAAGAGGACGTTATATATTTTGAAAAGCAAGTCGAGGATTGCACTGTCGAAGTGGCTATGCAGTATACGGATGGTTTCACGGAAAACATATATTCATTTGCAAACAACATAAACACCCATGAAGGCGGAAGCCATCTTACTGGTTTCAAGGCTTCGCTTACTAAGGTGCTGAATGACTATGCAAGAAAGTACGGCTCGCTAAAGGAAAAGGAAGAAAACTTCACGGGTGAAGACATAAGGGAAGGTCTTACAGCCATTATCTCCGTAAAGCTCACAAATCCTCAGTATGAGGGACAGACAAAGACTAAGCTCGGGAACACTGAGGTAAGGGGAATAGTCGAGGGAGTTACATCTGAGAATCTCGAGGCGTTCCTTGAGGAAACACCGAATTCGGCCAAGATAATAGTCGAAAAATGTCTCAGGGCTCAAAGAGCCAGAAATGCAGCAAAAAAGGCAAGAGAGCTTGCAAGGAGAAAAAGCGCTCTTGAGAGCACATCACTTCCTGGAAAGCTGGCCGACTGTTCGGAAAAGGACCCTGCAAAATCAGAGGTATATATAGTCGAGGGAGACTCTGCGGGAGGCTCTGCAAAGCAGGGCAGGGACAGAAACACACAGGCGATACTGCCTATAAGGGGTAAAATACTTAATGTTGAAAAGTCAAGGCTAGACAAGATACTCTCGTCTGACGAGATAAAAAATATGATAACTGCATTCGGCTGCGGCATAGGCAATGAGCTTGACCTTGCAAGGCTCAGATACCACAAGATAGTAATAATGACGGATGCCGACGTTGACGGAGCTCACATCAGGACGCTTCTGCTTACCTTCTTCTTCAGATATATGAGGGACCTTATTGAAAACGGATATATATATATAGCCCAGCCGCCCCTTTACCAGGTTAAAAAGGGCAGAAAAGAGCATTATGTATACAATGACAAGGAGCTCGAGAAATTGCTTGAAGAGATAGGTAGAAAAGGTATAGGAATACAGAGATACAAAGGTCTTGGAGAGATGAATCCAGAGCAGCTTTGGGAGACTACTATGAATCCTGATCACAGGACGCTTCTCCAGGTTAGTATAGATGATGCAGCTCATTCAGATGAAATATTCTCGATGCTCATGGGAGACAAGGTTGAGCCAAGGAGAGAATTCATAGAGCAAAATGCAAGATATGTAAGCAATCTGGATTTCTAGTAGATAAGATGGGATATCTTGCAGGAAAAATTTTGTCCGGAGAGGAGAAAAGATTTGATGAATTCAGGAGAAAAAGATAAAGTTATTGAAATACAGATAGAAGAAGAGATGAAAAAATCGTATATTGACTACGCAATGTCTGTAATAGTAGGACGTGCGCTTCCTGATGTAAGGGACGGACTAAAGCCGGTACACAGGAGGATACTTTATGCGATGAATGACCTGGGGCTATATCCAGAAAAGGCCTACAGGAAATCGGCAACAGTTGTCGGTGAAGTTCTGGGTAAATACCATCCGCACGGTGACGCATCTGTATATGACGCCATGGTTAAAATGGCGCAGGACTTTTCAATGAGAAAGCAACTTGTTGACGGCCACGGAAACTTCGGTTCTGTGGATGGCGACAGCGCCGCTGCTATGCGTTATACGGAGGCAAAGCTCTCGAAGCTTGCAATGGAGCTTCTAAGGGACATAGACAAGGAGACTGTGGCTTTTGCCCCAAACTACGATGAAAGCAGGGAGGAGCCTACAGTGCTCCCTGCAAAGTACCCGAATCTGCTTGTAAACGGCTCCAATGGAATAGCTGTCGGCATGGCCACATCTATTCCGCCGCATAATCTTGGGGAGGTCATAGATGGAGTAGTGTCATATATTGACAATCCTGAAATAAGCGTACCTGAACTGGTACAGCATATAAAAGGACCTGATTTTCCAACAGGGGGCATAATACTAGGCAAAAATGACATGGAGGCTGCTTACCAAAAAGGCAGAGGCAGAGTAAGGGTTAGGGCCAAGGCTGAAATAGAGGAGACAAACAAGGGCAGAGAGAGGATAGTAATAACAGAGATACCTTACCAGGTAAACAAGGCCAGGCTTATAGAAAAGATAGCAGACCTTGTAAAGGACAAGAGAATAGAAGGAATATCAGACCTTAGGGACGAGAGCAACAGGCAGGGAATGAGGATAGTTGTAGACCTCAAAAGGGATGTAAACTCAAGTGTGGTGCTTAACCAGCTCTACAAGCACACCCAACTGGAAGATACCTACAGCATAATAATGCTCTCGCTTGTAAACGGCGAACCAAAGGTACTCAACCTCAAGCAGATGATATACCACTATGTGGAGCACCAGAAGGAAATAATAACAAGAAGGACCAAATTCGACCTTAAAAAGGCGCAGGACAGGGCCCACATACTTGAAGGCCTTAAGATAGCCCTAGACAATCTTGATGAAGTTATAAAGATAATAAGAGGCAGTTCGGACGGTCAGGTAGCAAAGGAAGAGCTGATAGGCAGGTTTGCACTTTCAGAGCCTCAGGCCCAGGCGATACTCGATATGAGGCTGCAAAGGCTTACAGGGCTTGAGAGAGGAAAGATCGAAACAGAATACAATGAATTAATGGACCTCATAAAATCTCTCCAAGAGATACTAGCAAGCGAGCAAACGCTCATGGGTATAATAAAGGGCGAGCTTAATGCAGTAAAAGAAAAATTTGCAGACAAGAGAAGGACAAAAATCAGGGCTGTCGAAGAGGAAATAAACATAGAAGACCTTATTGAAGATGAGGAGATTGCAATAACTCTAACTCACCTTGGATATATAAAAAGAGTCACATCAGATACCTACAAGAGCCAAAGAAGAGGAGGAAAAGGCATAAGTGCCCTGAGTACAAGGGAAGCTGATTTTGTCGAGCATCTCGTGACAACAACTACTCACAGCAGAGTACTCTTCTTCACAAACAAGGGCAGGGTATACAGGATAAAGGCTTATGAAATTCCTGAAGGCAAGAGACAGGCAAAGGGCATGGCATTAGTGAACATAATACCTCTTGAAAAAGATGAAAAAGTCACAGCTATAATTCCATATATTGAGGCAGAGGCTGAAAAATATCTCCTGCTTTGCACAAAGAAAGGGATAATGAAAAAAACTCTGCTTTCAGAGTTCAGAAAGAGCAAGAGAAATGGACTTATCGCAATAAACCTTCGCGATGACGATGAGCTTATAGGCGTGAAGCTTACAGACGGGTATCAGGAGATAATGCTCGTTACAAGAAAGGGAATGTCTATAAGATTTAGCGAGCAGGATATAAGGCCTATGGGAAGAAGCGCCATGGGTGTAAAAGCCATGACGATTCCAAAGGATGACGAGCTTGTGTCAATAAGTCTTGTGGGTGAAGGTGATGAGCTGCTTGTAGTAAGTGAAAAGGGCTTTGGGAAGAGAACCCTTCTTGACGAGTACAGGCTTCAGTCCAGGGGTGGAAAAGGAATAAAAACCTATAATGTAAACGAAAAGACGGGATTCATAGCGGGTTCCAAGACGGTTAACACAGATGATGAACTTATGATTATAAGCTCCGATGGAGTACTTATAAGACTGAAGGTTGAGGGTATATCTCAGTTTGGAAGGGCGACAAGCGGAGTCAAGCTTATGAAAACTGAAGAGGATGCACATATAGTTTCAATAGCCAAGATACTCGCGGACGAGGATGAAGAATAAGAATTATATTTTAAAATTCAGCTTGTTCTTGTCATGTTAGTTTTCAAATAGAATCTTAGAGCTATACATGGATATTTGTCCTTAGTATGGTTCTAAGATTTTTTTATATAAAATAGAATTTTGATTGAACGCTTTTTGCAAAATGGAGCCTTTTTTATTGTATAATGACAACAAGGGAATTTCATATTTTGGATTTAAACAAAACAAATAAAACTGTCAATAAAAAAATGTTTAATGACTGATTGAAATGTGTATAAATATATTTGTCTGCATATTTTGTGAATGCAAAAATAAAATTTAAAAATGGAATTCCATTCAATTTTATAAATTGGTTGGGGGGAGGTAAATTTGAAAAAGGCTAAATACGTTGCAATTGGAGCTGTGCTTGGAGCTGTTGCCGCGGCATTGCTGACTCCTAAGACAGGCAAACAGCTTAGAGTTCAAACTGTTGCTGCAGCAAAAAAAATAGCAGGCGGGTCAGATAACATCATTGAAGTTATAAAGGAGTTTGTTTTAAATAAAAATATGTCAGCAGATATAGTTCAGCCGGAAGAAGAGATTATAATAAGCAAGGACTACACCATAAAGGAGAACATTGAAAATGAAGGTTAGTTTGTGGGAAGTAAGCCTTTTCATATCTGCACTTGGTTTTTTTGTTTTATGTATAAACCTGTCGTATGCTGTAAGAAGCACTGACAAGATTGTAAGAAAAACTACAGAGATGCTTGAAAAAAATGAACCCAAAATAGATAAAATAGTTGAAAGTACTAGTGGAATAGTTGAAAATGTCAAATTAGTAACCAATGTTTCATCAATTATTACAGGTTTCATGTCAAAGTCAAAAAACAAATAGCAGCCAGGGAGGGAGATACTTTATGTCACTTGTAATCAATAAGAATTTCGACGAGGAAAAAAATGTTTGGGATGTAGCACTAAAGGGAGAAGTAGATATATATACTGCAAACAAGCTTAAGGAAACTCTTATAGACATGGTTTCAGAAAAGCCACAGGATATACTAATAGATGCGTCAAGTCTTGAGTATATAGATTCAACAGGTCTGGGCGTTCTAATAGGAGCGTTAAAGAGATTAAAGCAGCACGACAAGGATATATATATTAGGGAAACAAAGGTAAACGTAAGAAAGATATTCAACATAACAGGACTTGATAAAATATTTAAGTTGGAGGGATAGATTTTGGATGTTATAAAGAATCAGACACTAGATAAGGAGTTGGCTTCTGAAGTTGATGTCATATCAATGACGATCCCAAGCAGACCAGAATATGTAGGCGTAATAAGACTGACTGTTTCAGCTATTGCAAATAGAATAGGATTTAACATTGAAGATATAGAGGATATTAAAGTTGCGGTTGCCGAAGCGTGCACAAACGCTATTCAGCACAGTTATAAAAATGCAAAGAATTTTTATGTTGGATTTGAGGTCGGCATAGACAGCTTGGGCATAATAGTAAAGGATGAAGGAACAGGCATAAAAGTTGAGGATGTAAAAGAGCCTCAGCTAGGAGAACTTAAAGAAGGCGGCTTAGGAATATTCATAATAAAAAGTCTTATGGATGAAGTTAGCTTCAGCTGTGAAATTGAAAAAGGGACAGAAATAAAGATGGTCAAGTTTTTGCATGAGAATTATTAGGAGTGATATTTGATGGCAAAAAAATCTAATAAAAAAACTGGCCCAAGGGATTCTTTTTATGCTGACAAGAGTGACAAAGAGCTTTTTTTACTATACCGCGAAAACAAGGATGTCGATATAAGAAATGAGCTTATAAACAGAAATTTGTATATAGTCGAAATACTTTCAAAGAAATTCATAAACAAGGGCATCGAATATGAAGATATATACCAGGTGGCTTCACTTGGGCTAATATATGCAATAGAAAGGTTCGATACAGACAAGGGTTTTGAATTTTCCAGCTTTGCAACTCCAACCATAATAGGGGAAATCAAAAAATATTTCAGGGATAAGGGCTGGTCTATAAGAGTCCCACGAAGGATACAGGAGCTCTCGAAAAAGGTCAATACTGCAAGTGTATTTCTTCAGCAGCAGCTCCACAGAGTGCCCAAGGTTGAGGATATAGCCAACTATCTTGGCTGCAGCCAGGAAGATGTGCTTGAAGCAATAGATGCCTCATATGTATATAAGCCAAAATCGCTTGATCTTTCATATGATAACGACGGAGACGACAAAGACATACAGCTTATGGATCTTGTGGGAAGCGAGGACAAAAGCTTCACGAATATAGAAAATAAGGATTTTCTTGAAAGGGCCATGTCAAAGCTCAATGAGATAGAGCTAAAGATAATAAATGACAGGTTCTTCAGCAACAAGACCCAAATGGCCATAGCAAACGAGCTTGGTGTTTCGCAGATGACAGTTTCGAGGATAGAAAAAAAAGTGCTGTCAAAACTAAAGAAAGAATATGAGAAGATGTCATTGTAATTGCATAGGGCTATGTTTCAGCTGTTTCATAACATAGCCTTGAATGGCAGGGGATGGTAATTAAAGTTTTCAGGTAAAAAGTATTGACTGAAGGCTTGAAAGCTGTTATATTAGTCTATGTCGCCGAGAGCGGCAGAGAATTGGAACAGAGAATAAATTAAAAACAAACAAAAAGATGTTGACTTTGGAGTCTTGGAGTGATAAGATATATTAGTCACATCGCAAATTGAACCTTGAAAACTAAACAGCAGGCTTATTTTTTAAAGATGGCAAAGCCATCGAAATTATTTAAAGTCAGTGAGACATCGTAAGATGTCAAAGTGAGCTAAAGGGACATAGTCCCAAGGATTTCTTTTTAAGAGTTTGATCCTGGCTCAGGATGAACGCTGGCGGCGTGCTTAACACATGCAAGTCGAGCGAACAAAGCGGGAGGGAGTCTTCGGACAAAGCCCCGCTGCGTGAGCGGCGGACGGGTGAGTAACACGTGGGCAACCTGCCCTATGCACAGGGATAACGCACCGAAAGGTGTGCTAATACCGGATAAAGCGAGATGTCCGCATGGACGACTCGCCAAAGCTTTTGCGGCATAGGATGGACCCGCGTCCCATTAGCTAGTTGGTGAGGTAACGGCTCACCAAGGCTGCGATGGGTAGCCGACCTGAGAGGGTGATCGGCCACACTGGAACTGAGACACGGTCCAGACTCCTACGGGAGGCAGCAGTGGGGAATATTGCACAATGGGCGAAAGCCTGATGCAGCAACGCCGCGTGAGCGATGAAGGCCTTCGGGTCGTAAAGCTCTGTCCCAAGGGAAGATAATGACGGTACCTTGGGAGGAAGCCCCGGCTAACTACGTGCCAGCAGCCGCGGTAATACGTAGGGGGCAAGCGTTATCCGGAATCACTGGGCGTAAAGGGTGCGTAGGCGGTCTTGCAAGCCAGAGGT
Coding sequences within it:
- a CDS encoding STAS domain-containing protein produces the protein MSLVINKNFDEEKNVWDVALKGEVDIYTANKLKETLIDMVSEKPQDILIDASSLEYIDSTGLGVLIGALKRLKQHDKDIYIRETKVNVRKIFNITGLDKIFKLEG
- a CDS encoding ATP-binding protein; this encodes MTIPSRPEYVGVIRLTVSAIANRIGFNIEDIEDIKVAVAEACTNAIQHSYKNAKNFYVGFEVGIDSLGIIVKDEGTGIKVEDVKEPQLGELKEGGLGIFIIKSLMDEVSFSCEIEKGTEIKMVKFLHENY
- a CDS encoding SigB/SigF/SigG family RNA polymerase sigma factor; translation: MAKKSNKKTGPRDSFYADKSDKELFLLYRENKDVDIRNELINRNLYIVEILSKKFINKGIEYEDIYQVASLGLIYAIERFDTDKGFEFSSFATPTIIGEIKKYFRDKGWSIRVPRRIQELSKKVNTASVFLQQQLHRVPKVEDIANYLGCSQEDVLEAIDASYVYKPKSLDLSYDNDGDDKDIQLMDLVGSEDKSFTNIENKDFLERAMSKLNEIELKIINDRFFSNKTQMAIANELGVSQMTVSRIEKKVLSKLKKEYEKMSL